A segment of the Zingiber officinale cultivar Zhangliang chromosome 8B, Zo_v1.1, whole genome shotgun sequence genome:
CTGGTGCACGATTTATTCTATAACTTGTTTTTGAGAGAGTGCCATGATTCATTAGGCCTAACACTCCATTTTTCATCAATCAGATTCCTGATTTGTCATTAATTTAGCAGATCTACATTTCTTATTTAATCTGTTCATATCTACAATTTCTTATTTGAAGATGCATTCCTTTTTTTATGTCCTTATAAAATTGATGATACAGGAAAACCACAGAAATAAGAATTAGCGGGTGTAATATTTCTTCTCTTTAAACTCATCAGGATTCCAGGTTTGCCATTCACTCGGTGGTGGAACTGGTTCTGGCATGGGGACGCTTTTGATATCTAAGATCAGGGAAGAATACCCAGATCGCATGATGATGACATTCTCTGTCTTTCCATCACCAAAAGTATCTGATACAGTTGTTGAGCCCTACAATGCCACACTCTCCGTTCATCAGCTTGTTGAGAATGCTGATGAATGCATGGTGCTGGATAATGAAGCTCTTTATGACATTTGCTTCCGTACCCTCAAGCTCACGACCCCTAGTTGTAAGTGTTCACATCTTGAATATTTGTCTGCTTCTGTGATTTAGTAACTTGCATTTTtaatttgttatttgattttcaGTCGGCGATCTGAATCATCTGATATCGGCCACCATGAGTGGGGTTACTTGCTGTCTCCGTTTTCCCGGGCAACTCAATTCCGACCTCCGAAAGCTTGCAGTCAATCTCATCCCTTTCCCTCGTCTTCACTTCTTCATGGTTGGATTTGCTCCTCTCACCTCTCGTGGATCTCAGCAGTACCGAGCTCTCACTGTTCCTGAGCTCACTCAGCAGATGTGGGATGCCAAGAACATGATGTGCGCTGCTGATCCTCGCCATGGGCGTTATCTGACTGCATCAGCAATGTTCCGTGGCAAGATGAGCACCAAAGAGGTCGACGAGCAGATCCTTAATGTACAGAACAAGAACTCATCTTACTTCGTGGAGTGGATTCCAAACAATGTGAAATCTACCGTCTGTGACATACCTCCCACCGGACTAAAGATGTCATCGACCTTTATCGGAAACTCAACTTCAATCCAGGAGATGTTTCACCGCGTCAGCGAGCAATTTACTGCCATGTTCCGGAGGAAGGCATTCTTGCACTGGTACACCGGAGAGGGAATGGATGAGATGGAATTCACCGAGGCAGAAAGTAACATGAATGATCTGGTCGCTGAGTACCAACAATACCAGGATGCAACCGCGGATGATGTTGAATACGAAGACGAAGAAGGTGAATATCAAGAGGAGGCTTGATAATCCCTCGTTAGGATCCGTTGCCATCTCATTTACTTCGTTCTATAAACTGAACAATGCCAACGGTGGTCATTCTCTTTTGTAGTTTGAACTTATGGACTATTGTCTGAATGTTCTCGTCGATGGTTCTGGACTGTTTTCTGGAGTTAATTGTCTTTTTTGGCTTCCAACTGGGTTGTGCATGCTGGTAAGCTACGTTATATTTATAGATCACGTAACTataaattttgagttttgatttttaaaatagttttattcTAATAGAAATCCTTTGATCAAATAAATTCTTAAGACAGTAGTTAAAGCAAAGTGCctaaataaaatattcaaaattctTACTCAAAACTCTGAAATGATTCTTTGTTCCAATTTAAAATAGAGTATTTGTGGTTTAGGGTATATATAATAAGTAGGGTATATAAATTTTAACGAATATGAAAAAGAAATTTACATCAAAAGTTTTCAAGTATTTGTGGCGTTTGATTGAAGGATGGTAATGGGTTCTATATACTCTTCATAGATATTGatttgaatattttttataataacaattttttcttatttaaataCCATCATTtaatgaaaatatataaaaattaatatcatatatatatatatatataatcaaatatTCAAGTcgaatataaaatattaatagtTTCTTTATATTTTCGGCAATCAAATTCTCTATTAAATTCAGAAGTAATTATCATTTTGAATTGACATGAAATTCCTTCGGACAAGTGTTTAGCATgaatattatattaattaaattgaatataAAATGTGCATGGGTGTGGAAGGAGCTGATGTGTTAAAGGAGCGGAATCGTCTATCTTTAATTGAATCGTAAGATGTAaatatatgataaaaaaaaaaaatcaaacattagAGGATTATATTTATTTCACCTCCTATAACTCaatttcttttttgaaaaaatgaaccaaatatttttcattttaaaatagtttaacgGCTTTAGTAAAAACTACAACAGGTAGgcagataaatatttttttattattattaaacttCATTCGatgttcgattttttttttttttgatacttATAACTTTTCattcaataataaaataatttataaatcaaACTAACTTAAATCCTAATAACTtaatttaagaataattttttccATAACTTTATTTTAAtacattaaaatataataatgtaTTGACTTTTTTCAATCTCAAATTGTCCataaaactttaaaaagaaaaattatatataaattttatgtATTAGATTACCATTTAACCTAAATTATAAGAACAATATAACTAATCCAACTTGATAAGAGACATAAGCTtaataagatttttaataaatcaatttaaactagataaaaaaaacaaacaagcttcACAACCGTCAAATTCATCTTGGCTTATTTACATCCTTACATATATAACCCAAGgatcacataataaaaaattgataAGAAATTGATAAGCTTTCTCTCATACAAACTCAACAAATATGAAGTCCTCATTCCTGCAAATGTTCGTGTAAAGCGTATGAAATTAAACGAACCGATATATTTTGAatagaaaggaaaaaataaatagatCATACACGATGCGATACACTCAATGCTGAAGAGAAAAAGGAGATCCAATTGGAGCCATGAGCCCGAGGTATCGCATTATCCTTAGACGCCGCACTTTTCGCTTTGATGTTGGCATGCGTGACATCTCCTGAAATGGATCGAAGCATTGATAAAAATGACAGGGATGGTAATTTTGACAAGAAATCACAAATAAGTTAGGATGATGCTCCTAGTAGATTCTGGCTTACATCGAAATGAAcctttacttttcttttcctttggcCTCTCCCTTCTACGTCCAAGCTATTGGATGTTTTACGCGAAGACTGCCAAGTGTCTAATAATCAAATTTGCAAACAAATGAATTAGCAACAAACTTGGCACAGGAAAAAGATGGAAATTTGCTAGATCAGTTTTGATATGAACACGAAAACTGTACCACATTTCTCAGGTTGATATGAAATCTTTGCGCCATTTAAATGCCTATTGGGGCTTGCTTTGGGACTCAAATGGGCACGTTTGGATAGTGCCTGCATAAATGACGATAAATTTTAGGGGAAATCAAGATGGGTTATGCAAACTGAGTCAAGGACATATAACAACCTGCTTAAGAGCATCTTGAAATGTCTGCAAGGgatttttgcttctttcttcaaaGCACTGAACAAAATAGACATTGGAGTTTGCTTGTGAACAAAACTATTTGTAGTAAAACTTGTGCTTGATCTTTCGACACAAAGCATAAGCCATAAGAAGAAAATTTTGGAAACCTTTGGTTGGTAATGCTATAATCAAGCAGCTATCTGGTTCATGTTAGTCCTAGGGATAATCGATTTATATGTAAAAAGATTCATAAgagcaaaaaaatatatatttgaagaGTCGGTGGAGGGAGGTCATTGAATCAGTATTGTGGCTTTTGAAACCTTAATATTGGTGGAAGTCATTAAGCAGTTGAAAAGCCAAGAAAGAATAATATGATACTCGGTAATTTTACACAATCAGTCTGTTATGTTAATAATTGCAACCAGCATCACGTCAATACGAGTGATTGTGCAAGTTGCTGGGTAGGTAATAATATCAGTAGGTAATTGTAAAATAAGAATTAtctgataaattatttaaaaactattgttattaataaatattatacaATATACTAATACATTCTTCACTAAGTCAAATTTATTATATAACAATTACATTGTTTTAATTCTGTAACTACTGAAAGTAGTAACACATGCCAACAATCAATAATACAATATTAATTAGCTAACACCCCAAATAATTCAATAATCTAAGAGCATCCACAGTGGGAGCTCTTTCACTGTGAGATGGCATGCTAGAAAAACCTCCGTCCCATAGTGGAGGGAGGTTTTTTAGTTTAATGGAAGAAGCAGCTCCGAAGTTACGGAGCCGCTTCTtccactttttttatttttttaattaaaaatatttctttaatatttgtttaaaaaaatacaaacagCTAATTTTTATCAACCGTTGTACGATGTATGCCGTTGAACAACggctataaatttaattttttaatttttaaaacaatctaTAAATATATGATcgatttcatttttttcattcatttcaTTGTTATCGATATGGATGAAAATCTCAATACTTCGTTTACAaatcttttgaattcttcaaatacGGAAAAAAATGCATCTTCTCAAAATACTCGCATTCCTCCAAATATCCAATATCCTCATATTTTCTCTAAGACACAATATCctccaaattttcaaaatatttcatacATTCCACAATATCCTCTAAATTTCCCAAATTCCCAAAGTTGTCAAACTTTTTTGACGAATCCAAGTAATGCTCTCCAGCTCCATTTGGTATGTATCCACCCCAAGATTAGTCAGCCATGGATAGCCAAAATGGGATGCCTTATCCTTACGTATTTTCTCCTACTCAACCACCAATCATACTTTCGAATGAATCAAAAAGGGCAACTATTGATCCATCTATCAGCGACAAAGAATCTCTAACACTATCATCTGTTCCAGCAACTCAGTTACCACCACACTCGTCACAAGAAAAGCGTGAAGTTGAAATGGAAAAAAATGAATCGAAACGAAAATTTTGACCTCTCGATGAACACGTGGTCCTTGCGAAGTCATGGACAACTATCAGCACCGATGCAATCATTGGTAATGACCAAAAGGATCAAGCTTTTTGGAAAAGTATAGATGATTACTACAACAAGCATCGCCCCACTGGATCTATGACGAGAAGCTATCAGCAGCTAAAATCACATTATTATAGGTTTGCACCGATGGTTAATGAATTTTCTACAACCTATAGTAAGTTTTATACTAATCGTCAAAGCGGTTGGAGTGACAAGAATATGTTGGAGAATGCACTGAATATGTGAAAAAaccaacaacaataacaaggatTTTAAGTATATGTACGTATGGAGGGTTCTCAAAGAGTATAAGAAACATACTCCACAATCAGTTGCTCATTCCTCTAACAAGAAGGCAAGGACATCCGAATTAAGGGGAAACACTTCATCATCGAATCCAGATACGAGTGTTGATTTGAATAACTCTTAAGTCCGCATTCGTCCGATAAGGCAAAAGGCAGCGAAGAGAAAGGGCAAATCTAAAGCTAGACAAGACGACACAATGGAACATAGCATCGACAAAGAATGacaagatattaaagaatatcaaataCAAAAAATGGCTTTGCGGGAAGCCGAgatctttcataaggattatgaaattcttatgaagGATACTAGTGAGATAACAGACAACTTTATTTACatgagaaaatgcttgaaaaaattAAACAGAAACATGGTCTGATGTAGatgtgtttaattttatttttatatattaataatttatatcTTTTTATTTGATGTAGTGTAatattatgtattttttttaattattaatgttatttcatGTTAGCAATTTATGAattcaaattttataaaaatttaatggtatataatgtaaaatatgaaggatagagagaattatatataataaaaagtgTGGGACCCATGAAGGAGTTGTTGAAAGGTTTTTTGATAGTGGAAAGAGATAAAAGGTTTTTTACTTTCGATGTGCTGCAGATGTGGCAACGAAAAAACTCTCAATGGGCTCTAACCACTGTGGATGCCCTAATACTATTCTTAGTGTTGCTACTTAATAGTGCATCCTTACAAAAAGTAATTGCTTATCAGATGATTAGTTTAACAAATATTTGCAGGTCAAAGCCGCAATGTTGCCTTGAATTAAGAATTGGAATTCCAGTTATTTTCCAATTTGCTATGCAATCTTGTGCTCTAGAAGTTTTTTAAGTCTTTCCTCTTCTCCCATTCTTTCTTGCTACTGGTCTCTATAGCACTAAGTCCTAAGTTAGTAAAATTAGATAGTTCCCAAAGTCATAATGTAAAAGATCCGAACTTCAGTTGTCACTTACTGGTCTAATTCTATATCGACGCAAGTAATTCTTTTAAGTACCAACCTAAAATAAATAAAGATCCGTAAGTTTCAGAGTGGTGTCCAGGTAAATTCTACCTAACTGTCAGCTTTCATATACCCAAGTATGCTCAGAAGACTTGGGTTCCAATAAAGGATTAAACTGTCCTCCCTCTTTGGTGCCAATACACCAGGCAACATCAAGAGAAGAGCTGCAACTCTGTATGCGGTTGGAACCCAGAAGTTGGAAGACAACTGAAGACAGCAATAGAGCTTCAGCGTGTAACCTCAATGACCATAAGAACGAGTGAAGTTCTCCATGCAAACATGGATGGTTGAAGTGGAATCCTAGAAGACTGGTCATGGAGCATAAGATCATGTACACTAGGGCCTTGAATGTTGAGAAAGCTGGGTCAGACACCAAACATTAGATAACTTGTTTGCATGCTGCTTAATAAACGGATTTAGTTAGTCTTCTGATTGCAAAAGATATAACTAAATGAGTGGTCCAATAACAAGATGGTCATAAAATGCATCACACTTAAAATTAAGAGAAGTATTTTCAATCAAACCAAATGTTGAGGAATGACCCAAAATAGTTATCTCTCATCCAAGACTTGAAATATGACATCAGTTATAAAATGTCAGAGCTATTGATGCAAAATATGCACATTCTAAACAGGATGCATATGATAAAACAAgttctttttagttaaattatcttattaggaaaaaaaaaagtttatttttttatggtaCAACAGAATATTTATGACCTAATAGCATCTAGGAAAATTTTAACGAGACTGAAATACTCACCTGATCAAACTGTGACACATCTCTATCTGGTTCCAGCCAGGAACTGTAGAAGAGAAGCTTATTCAAGTTTAGCAAAACAATGGTCAAGCTGATAGTTTCTAAACTTGGATAGCCTACTCCTGAAACTGTGTACTTACCGCTCTTCGCTCCCATAAAGCTGCACTAGAACATGGCCAGTAAGATTGTCCCTGGTAGATTCAATAGATTTGTCATCCATGATCTGGATAAATAAAAATTGATGAAAAAGTTAAAAATATTACCAATCCAGACTAAAAAAGGGAGAGGAAGGTTAATCTAGGTAATGGAAAATTTATTCAAACCTCAGCAGGCCACCATTCATGAACTGCAGTTTTAGCCCATACTACATTTCCTGGAGATAACCAacaatttatttttctttcagtTGAGCACAAGGATCCATCTGATGAAATAGGTGATTGTGCTGAAGAATGGGTACCAACACGATCATTTGAATTTGATCCAGTTTTACTGCATCAGATAAGACAATAATTGAATAAATGAAAAGAGGAACAGAGAAACATAATAAAACACAGAAGAAAACAATAATAGATATCATGTGTTAACTTGTAAGCAGTTGAAAGAAAGTCATCTTTAgctgagaaaaaaaattaatgatgaaATCAAACTTATCAAAAGAACCAGTAATGAGGACAGACTTAGTACCAGCAACAATGTGCTAGTTTACCGAGGTAAAAATTGCAGTATTTttgcagagagagagagagagagagatctgtAACCCAATAAGATGAGCAAATGATACAATATCTTGGAATAAGTTAGCAAGTTACCCAACCAAAAGGGATACATGGtttatttgaaataaaattttccatttggaaaaagaataattaaaaatGAGGGGATGcaatagaaaatgaaattagaACTCATTTGGAGCTTTCACTAACTCCACAAATATAACATTAACAGGTGTTTACTCAGTATCTATGGAGAGAGGTTCATTTCTGGATCGAGGCTGCCAATCTGACATGGTACAGAAAGAATCACTGTTGCAGTTCAATAAGTCAGAAATTGAACCTGTAAAGCAAAATGAAAAGGTAATATCATTATCAACAATGAAAAGGTAACTATATTGTTAATTTATTCAAGGAAGCTGATATACGGCTGCACTTTATGTCATGCATGTAACAAACATAATTGCAAGTACAAATATTTGGTCTATAGTGTTTATGAGCATTGTTGGAATTAATTGACTTGAGCAACAAACTGAAAGTGAAATTCTACCTACAATAAAGATGATGTGAGATTGGAATGTCCAAAAGGAAGCCAGCTCGGTTCACTAAGAATAGGAAATTGGTGAGCTATTAAAAGCTTGTTTGTTAATTTGTTCAGAACTGTAAAATAGTTATGTTTTTGGCTAAATTTCTTATGTCATGTCTTAATTCTAACCAAATTAATCAAACCCAACCAATACCTTGATATATCCTTAATAAATCAAATTTGATTAGTCCTTCATTTCATTCAAAATTTGGTCAAATCTATATTAGATAGGAATCTAGACCTTAATGGATTAGGTACTAGTTACTTCAAACCCTAAGCCTACCTTAAAATTTTGAGTGAAAAATTCATTAACAATCACAGGTGGCGATGTAGTTCATGTGCTCAAACTGAAACCTTAACACaattaatcaaaaattaaatttaaatctttctcaaaatttgattacaaaatcaaatttcagatattattatttgatttaattcGATTTCCACTTTCACGTAGTCTCTCCTAAAAATTCTTACATATATTGCTTCTTTTATTAAGTTTGGTCAAATATCATGCTTTGACCAGGATTTATTTTGTGGGCACTCATTCTAATTGGTCGCATAGTGATAATTTATAAAAGAAGTATTCACCTTGAATTTGATACCTTAAATTTGCAATGGTAACTTCTAAACTGATATGAAATTCATGTGGAAAGTTTCCATCATTTCCTTCCCCTGGCTTTCGACATTGATCTAGCTTCCATCTGTAGTAGTAAAAACCAGGGGTTTAAATATCTTGTTATCTAACCCAAAATTGGAATAGTTAGAttggtttcggccatggattgtACCCTGGCTTGGAATGAACCTTTAAACCTTGGTAAAACAACCTAACTCAAATCTACAGCAACTAAGTTGTGATTGATATACCAATTATCACTGGTTAATCTATAAAACTAATCAAATGTTCAAAGGTTAAGAAAGCAATATTGTTAttctgaaattaaaaaaaaaagaagtaatttcaaattttgaaagtGAAATAAAAGTTTCAGTTTTTTCTCAAAATGTTAATTTCATAGCTTTAAGGGTAAAGCATGTATGAGCCTGAAGTAGGTCACACATAATAATAAtgctgtgtgtgtatatatatatatatatatattattctaAAGTTTGAACAACAAGAACTATCTATGTAATTCAACTACTTGGATCTCATGATTGAATCTTGTGTAAAGGTACATTGCTTTTAATGCCCAAGTCTTTTAACTCATTTTTAATTGTGTCTAGTCCTTTTTATCTCCGTTTATCCTGCAATCTTTCAACtccaattaattttatttgtctaaGACACGAGcccatataattaatttagagtaATTCTTTCACCCTTGACGTTCTCAGAATGAATGTTATCTGCATACAAATTTTATGACAAGAGCAAATCAATTGACATTCTATGTAAGCTAAACAGGTATAGGAAGCTTAATAAATGCAACCATCACACTCTAAGATACAATAGTTTGCAGATCAATGTGCATCTGGCCAAGAAAAATAGCATTCGTTTGCAAGAAAATTTTAACTTGGGAACAAATTGACGGCACACCTGTTCTACGCTACAGGGATCCAAACCTACATTGCATCATAGGCCAGTTAACTAATTCCAAGAAATTTTAGGTAAACGCAAACCCTATGATGGATTTTTTCAAGATCAGCTAAACTGGCtttcaaaaaagaaaataatGCCGATATTAGGTCAGAGTCCTATTCAGCGATTCATCCGGACGCCTGCAGCATTCCTGAATTGACAaaaagagagtttttctccaGAAATATTATCACGAAAGAAACGCAATGAAGGTTACTTCAAAGaccacaaaaaaaaaaacgaGAATCGTCTAATGAACCAAATATGATACAGGAAACGGTAGGGCAACAAACAGAGGACGGAGAAGGGCTAACCTGGGAGATTAGAGCGGACTCTGCGCGATCCTGGTTGCCGACGGCGTCTAGGAACTGCAGCAGAATCGAATACGAGGTGCGAGTCGTGCTCCATGGAAGAAGGACCACGGAGATGAACCCTTCGGCGATCGTGGGGAGAATCGGGAAACACCAGCGTTATTGTATCGGAGACTTGAAAAAACATTAGAGTTGGTAATAAATATATAACTGATTTggcaatatattttttttaaaacaatatatGTACCTCACCCTTGCGccctcaatattttttttttctcattttgatttttttatttaaaattataatttaattcctaaattctaaaaataaaaaatctaattcacATTACCGGAAACTTACAAAAGATAAAATCTAATTAAcataagttaaaataaaataataaaataatattacgtGGACCTCATGTCACAACGTTTTcccacttgaaaaaaaaaataatttgaattttttttttatgtttcatACTGTATTTCAATGTCATAATCATATGTAAAAAACAtataagaaaaaaagaaaatattagcttatcaaaatattcttttttaAATGTAATTAAAATTGCACTaactaaattaaacttatttcaactcaattaaaaatacttttaatatcAATGTAATTGTAGTAACTtagatcaaaattattataatataaaattatttttttataatttactcAAAAATTATTACACTGATATATTAAATACATTTTTTTGCTTGATCAAAATCATCTTAATTCGGTAAAAAAATTGCGTAAATATTATTGTATCAATTTTCCCAAAAGCTATTATAACGCTTTAGATTAAAGTTCCTATAGACTTCATTTTTTTCCCTTAATCATTAAAAATATGAGAAAGGATGCTTTGATTTGATTCTTATCCCTAATTATTAATAATATGAGAAATgattgtgatttaaaacaaaatgattagaccaattttaataattttattaattaatcgaCTGTGCAAGTTTTATATTTCAAATTAAGGTTAGGAGTATTTGGGTAAAAGAATATTATACTTGGGTTTGTTTAGCTACTAAAACTATTATTTTGATTAatctatcataattttttatttttaaaaaatatgtcacATAATTATAATTTTGTTTTGAGATTATTCTTTCGAGAGATTGTGATCCAATGGATAAAGAATATGCTACATTTGCTACAAAATTAatgatataataatatattaattCTATTTCATAGGCTTCATAAACTGATAGAGTTACATAACATAATCCTTGACTAAATCGTCGAACAGAAGAACAAAGAAGAATAGTTTGTGAAATGACAATTCCTctcctccgcgagaagaacaaaAGGATTGAAGCATTTAGAAGACTTTAGCAAT
Coding sequences within it:
- the LOC122014827 gene encoding tubulin beta chain-like, giving the protein MREILHIQGGQCGNQIGAKFWEVVCAEHGIDATGRYGGDTDIQLERVDVYYNEASGGRYVPRAVLMDLEPGTMDSIRSGPYGQIFRPDNFVFGQSGAGNNWAKGHYTEGAELIDAVLDVVRKEAENCDCLQGFQVCHSLGGGTGSGMGTLLISKIREEYPDRMMMTFSVFPSPKVSDTVVEPYNATLSVHQLVENADECMVLDNEALYDICFRTLKLTTPSFGDLNHLISATMSGVTCCLRFPGQLNSDLRKLAVNLIPFPRLHFFMVGFAPLTSRGSQQYRALTVPELTQQMWDAKNMMCAADPRHGRYLTASAMFRGKMSTKEVDEQILNVQNKNSSYFVEWIPNNVKSTVCDIPPTGLKMSSTFIGNSTSIQEMFHRVSEQFTAMFRRKAFLHWYTGEGMDEMEFTEAESNMNDLVAEYQQYQDATADDVEYEDEEGEYQEEA
- the LOC122014828 gene encoding DNA (cytosine-5)-methyltransferase 3B-like, with translation MFFQVSDTITLVFPDSPHDRRRVHLRGPSSMEHDSHLVFDSAAVPRRRRQPGSRRVRSNLPGSISDLLNCNSDSFCTMSDWQPRSRNEPLSIDTDKTGSNSNDRVGTHSSAQSPISSDGSLCSTERKINCWLSPGNVVWAKTAVHEWWPAEIMDDKSIESTRDNLTGHVLVQLYGSEERSWLEPDRDVSQFDQCFEERSKNPLQTFQDALKQALSKRAHLSPKASPNRHLNGAKISYQPEKCDTWQSSRKTSNSLDVEGRGQRKRKVKVHFDEMSRMPTSKRKVRRLRIMRYLGLMAPIGSPFSLQH